In a genomic window of Pirellulaceae bacterium:
- a CDS encoding PQQ-binding-like beta-propeller repeat protein has protein sequence MLRTILVASVLMVLHGFSAQAENWPGWRGPRGDGSSQELQAPIAWDGTTGDGIAWKTAIPGEGHSSPVIWNDCIFLTSCLPDSQDRVLLCLDRATGKRRWQQTVFTGSLESIHALNSRASATPATDGQSIFVTFQQVTGQKIPAPNVGSDRLITAGRLIVASYDFDGNRQWLVTPGDFISAHGFSNCPILYEDLVIVNADHDGDSYVVALDKKSGKEVWRKDRQHKIRSYVTPLIRNIDGRTQMVFSGSKHIISLDPRNGNTHWSIQGPTEQFVASLVYHDHLFFMTCGYPDHFVMGIRADGQGDVTDSHVAWETRAARCYVPSPVVMNNFLLIADDRGTANCFDTKTGKRHWQERLGSGFSASMIHAKGLSYFIANDGRTKIVRPGAQLEIVKDNELGEAVSASPAISDGQLFIRSHNSLFCIE, from the coding sequence ATGTTACGAACCATTTTAGTGGCATCCGTCTTGATGGTGCTTCACGGTTTCTCCGCCCAAGCAGAAAACTGGCCCGGATGGCGAGGGCCACGAGGCGATGGGTCAAGTCAAGAGTTACAAGCTCCCATCGCTTGGGATGGCACGACCGGTGATGGAATCGCCTGGAAAACCGCCATCCCGGGAGAAGGTCATTCATCCCCTGTTATTTGGAACGATTGCATCTTCCTGACGAGTTGTCTGCCTGACAGCCAAGATCGCGTTCTGCTTTGCCTCGACCGAGCAACCGGAAAAAGACGTTGGCAACAAACCGTCTTTACGGGATCACTCGAGTCGATTCACGCGCTCAATAGCCGAGCTTCTGCAACTCCTGCCACCGATGGCCAGTCGATTTTCGTAACGTTTCAACAAGTAACAGGTCAAAAAATCCCGGCACCTAACGTTGGTAGCGATCGCTTGATTACTGCGGGAAGACTCATCGTCGCGTCTTACGATTTTGACGGCAACCGCCAATGGCTCGTCACACCGGGCGATTTCATCAGCGCTCATGGGTTTAGCAATTGCCCGATACTCTACGAAGACCTCGTCATCGTGAATGCAGATCACGATGGAGATTCGTACGTTGTAGCGCTCGACAAAAAAAGTGGCAAGGAAGTCTGGCGAAAAGATCGACAACACAAGATCCGTAGTTATGTCACACCGTTAATTCGCAACATTGACGGTCGAACTCAGATGGTGTTTTCAGGTAGCAAACACATCATCAGTCTTGACCCACGCAACGGCAACACTCACTGGTCAATTCAGGGGCCAACGGAACAATTTGTTGCGTCGCTCGTTTATCACGATCATCTGTTCTTTATGACCTGTGGCTATCCCGATCATTTCGTGATGGGCATCCGAGCGGATGGTCAAGGAGACGTCACGGATTCACATGTTGCCTGGGAGACCCGCGCGGCTCGTTGCTATGTTCCGTCACCGGTCGTCATGAACAATTTCCTGCTGATCGCCGACGATCGCGGTACGGCCAACTGCTTTGATACAAAAACTGGAAAACGCCACTGGCAAGAACGACTTGGTTCTGGATTCAGCGCTTCGATGATTCACGCCAAGGGCTTATCCTACTTCATTGCTAACGACGGTCGTACAAAGATTGTCCGTCCCGGCGCTCAACTAGAAATCGTGAAGGACAACGAACTTGGGGAAGCTGTTTCCGCTTCACCGGCGATCAGCGATGGCCAGTTATTCATTCGCAGTCACAATTCACTTTTCTGTATCGAATAA
- a CDS encoding DUF2141 domain-containing protein has protein sequence MKPYRIVLVVLLCVLGFSTIQVTRIRWQLNKLQVPPKTIGKLVDNQPLDVTVAEAVGNKKRFRLRDEAPNPERETVNRSVELLIEIAGVQPGKGKIQIAIFDNPHVFPDQAKALRLAWCAADGETVDVNLSELPPGEYAIAAFQDANNDGVLNRNALGIPTEVYGFSNDARGRFGPPDYRLVVLDATADRTRLPIILR, from the coding sequence GTGAAACCTTATCGAATTGTTTTGGTGGTATTACTGTGTGTATTGGGCTTTTCGACGATTCAAGTCACGCGTATTCGATGGCAATTGAACAAGCTCCAAGTCCCGCCAAAAACGATCGGCAAGTTAGTCGACAATCAGCCATTGGACGTGACCGTGGCTGAGGCGGTAGGCAATAAAAAGCGATTTCGTCTTCGAGATGAGGCGCCCAATCCAGAGCGGGAGACGGTGAATCGTTCGGTGGAACTGCTAATTGAGATTGCCGGCGTTCAGCCGGGAAAGGGGAAGATTCAAATCGCCATTTTTGACAATCCCCACGTATTTCCCGATCAAGCGAAAGCGTTGAGGCTGGCTTGGTGTGCCGCCGATGGGGAAACGGTGGATGTCAATCTTTCCGAACTTCCTCCGGGGGAATATGCCATTGCCGCTTTTCAAGATGCAAACAACGACGGTGTGTTGAATAGGAACGCGTTGGGAATACCGACTGAGGTTTATGGGTTTTCCAATGATGCTCGCGGTCGGTTTGGGCCCCCGGACTATCGCCTTGTGGTTCTCGATGCCACTGCGGATCGAACCCGATTACCGATCATCCTGCGATAA
- a CDS encoding ABC transporter permease — translation MIRTVFQIGWLRLWNNKQELALTFIVPILFFSIFALIFSRGIGSHLTRVKVAIVDDDQSALTQEVRLNLDQQSALELPDRIRQTNLQWPIGKLAREILQQRKTAVVVHFPPGLEESLRKGTGLKVHLLREGTSPVASEMVNALLSRAFAMSLAKQSSEGFDLRTVEPVRDRTDRPSVQQPMYRLPSTSLKVTTPSLTGGMIEFESTDVFDVNKHDPKIAMYAAGIAVMFLLFSASGAGGSLLEEHEAGTLDRLLTSQLTLTKLLIGKWLFITVLGFTQLSVMFVWAQMVFGVDLFGHLSGFIVMAGCTAAATASLAICLAVFCRTRNQLNGISVVLILTMSALGGSMVPRFIMSDGMQKMGKLTFNGWALDGFKKVFWYDLPVTDLTQEVTVLIVMALYLAIVARVFADRWTVA, via the coding sequence ATGATTCGGACTGTCTTCCAAATCGGTTGGCTGCGTCTTTGGAATAATAAGCAGGAATTGGCGTTGACGTTTATTGTACCAATTCTGTTCTTCAGTATCTTTGCGTTGATTTTTAGTCGAGGGATTGGGAGCCATCTTACCCGTGTGAAAGTCGCAATTGTTGATGATGATCAGTCGGCCTTGACGCAAGAAGTACGCCTGAATCTCGATCAACAGTCCGCTTTGGAGCTTCCGGATCGTATCCGACAAACCAATCTGCAGTGGCCTATCGGAAAACTGGCCCGTGAAATTCTGCAACAAAGAAAGACGGCTGTCGTTGTTCATTTTCCGCCTGGACTGGAAGAGAGTTTGCGAAAAGGGACGGGGCTGAAAGTTCACCTGTTACGAGAAGGTACCAGCCCGGTCGCCAGCGAAATGGTGAATGCACTACTTTCGCGAGCTTTCGCCATGTCGCTTGCCAAGCAGTCGTCGGAGGGCTTTGATCTTCGCACTGTCGAGCCGGTTCGCGACAGAACGGACCGACCGTCAGTACAACAGCCGATGTATCGTTTACCCAGTACGTCACTTAAAGTGACCACGCCCAGCTTGACGGGTGGCATGATCGAGTTTGAGTCGACAGACGTCTTTGATGTCAATAAACACGATCCGAAAATTGCCATGTACGCGGCCGGAATTGCGGTGATGTTTCTGTTGTTTTCAGCCAGTGGCGCGGGTGGAAGTTTGCTTGAGGAACATGAAGCCGGAACTCTTGATCGTTTGTTGACCAGTCAATTAACACTGACGAAATTGTTGATCGGGAAGTGGCTGTTTATTACGGTGCTTGGATTCACGCAACTATCGGTCATGTTTGTCTGGGCTCAGATGGTATTTGGCGTCGATCTTTTTGGGCACCTTTCCGGTTTTATTGTGATGGCGGGCTGCACTGCCGCAGCGACGGCCAGCCTCGCGATTTGTCTGGCCGTGTTCTGTCGAACTCGCAATCAATTGAATGGGATTTCCGTCGTGCTCATCCTCACGATGTCGGCCCTCGGTGGAAGTATGGTGCCTCGTTTTATCATGAGCGATGGCATGCAGAAAATGGGGAAGCTGACTTTCAACGGTTGGGCCTTGGATGGATTTAAGAAAGTATTTTGGTACGACCTGCCTGTTACCGATTTGACACAGGAAGTCACGGTACTGATTGTGATGGCACTTTATCTGGCGATTGTTGCACGAGTTTTTGCTGACCGCTGGACAGTTGCTTAG
- a CDS encoding ABC transporter ATP-binding protein, producing the protein MFTTLEPVLAIRDAWKSYGQTPALKGINLDLHAGELLGFLGPNGAGKTTLIQCLAGRARLDSGQIRFPQQGKQQRQQLGVVPQRLALYEDLTAEQNLFAFAKLHAVPRRELRERVDAALHWSNLETRRRKLVNTFSGGMKRRLNIACSVLHRPCILLLDEPTVGVDPQSRERIYEMLSGMRDQGTAVMLTTHHLDEAQHRCDRIAIVDQGQVILSGTLQQLIADTIGSDQRLSVRFHSPPTILPSGFSLDKDRTLGTCTLTNVADELPALMESLQHSQGPIDQVMLQGPTLQNVFLHLTGKELRE; encoded by the coding sequence ATGTTCACCACGCTTGAACCTGTCTTGGCTATTCGCGATGCTTGGAAATCGTATGGCCAGACGCCTGCGCTGAAAGGCATCAACCTGGATCTTCATGCCGGTGAGTTACTTGGGTTTTTAGGGCCGAATGGTGCGGGTAAAACGACATTGATTCAGTGTCTTGCCGGTCGAGCAAGACTGGACAGTGGCCAAATTCGATTTCCTCAACAGGGGAAACAGCAACGCCAGCAATTGGGCGTTGTGCCGCAAAGATTGGCGTTGTACGAAGATTTGACCGCGGAGCAAAATCTGTTCGCCTTTGCGAAATTACACGCGGTTCCACGACGCGAATTGAGGGAACGAGTGGATGCGGCATTACATTGGTCGAACTTGGAAACGCGACGTCGAAAGTTGGTGAACACCTTTTCAGGTGGAATGAAGCGCCGGCTGAATATTGCCTGCAGCGTTCTACATCGTCCTTGTATCCTGCTATTGGATGAACCTACTGTCGGTGTGGATCCTCAAAGTCGCGAACGAATTTACGAGATGCTTAGCGGAATGCGCGACCAAGGAACAGCCGTGATGTTAACGACCCATCATCTGGATGAGGCACAGCATCGATGCGATCGGATTGCGATCGTTGACCAAGGCCAAGTCATTCTTTCGGGGACACTTCAGCAGTTGATCGCAGATACCATCGGCTCCGATCAGCGCTTAAGCGTGCGGTTTCACTCGCCGCCCACAATCCTGCCATCTGGTTTTAGCTTGGACAAAGATCGTACGCTGGGAACCTGTACGTTGACCAATGTTGCCGACGAGTTGCCTGCCCTGATGGAAAGCTTGCAGCATTCGCAAGGCCCCATCGATCAGGTCATGTTGCAAGGGCCAACGTTGCAAAACGTGTTTTTGCATTTGACGGGGAAGGAGTTGCGAGAATGA
- a CDS encoding glycosyltransferase family 2 protein, producing the protein MMEPLTIGACVCAMGSAILFVVNLVLFRKAGGKVVALDSRPTVSVLIPARNEVDRISRTLDAVLANLDVELEVIVLDDHSDDGTDRAVIQIAAHDERVRLVQGKPLPAGWCGKQYACQQLATQASHEHLLFLDADVHLTPDAICRAVAQYQRVGVALLSGFPKQQVESLGEALLIPLMHIVLLTYLPFVLMRRTLMKGASAGCGQFFLTTKSAYERVGGHATVKASLHDGVQLPRQFRQARLKTDVFDASDIASCRMYHGWQQTWNGLEKNAYEGIANERLIVPFTVLMVLGYVAPTVVGLMGLFSSEAIPPMAMIGMAASYLPRVLAAFRFDRAWFSTCLFPLAIVLFLVLQWWALLNHYWGTQATWRGRAYPAASA; encoded by the coding sequence ATGATGGAACCGCTGACGATTGGGGCCTGTGTTTGCGCGATGGGATCGGCAATCTTATTCGTAGTGAATCTAGTTCTGTTTCGGAAAGCTGGGGGGAAAGTCGTCGCTCTTGATTCGCGTCCGACAGTATCTGTGTTGATTCCTGCGAGGAACGAAGTAGATCGCATTTCGAGAACGCTCGACGCGGTGCTGGCAAACCTTGACGTCGAGCTAGAGGTGATCGTTTTGGATGACCACAGTGACGATGGGACCGATCGGGCAGTAATCCAGATCGCAGCTCACGATGAACGCGTAAGATTGGTTCAGGGAAAGCCGTTGCCAGCGGGATGGTGTGGCAAGCAGTATGCATGTCAACAACTGGCAACTCAAGCCAGTCATGAGCATTTACTATTTCTCGATGCTGATGTGCATCTCACGCCGGATGCGATTTGCCGTGCTGTGGCCCAATATCAACGTGTCGGGGTAGCCTTGTTAAGTGGATTTCCAAAGCAGCAAGTGGAATCGCTGGGGGAGGCGTTGCTGATTCCCTTAATGCACATCGTTTTGCTGACTTATTTGCCTTTCGTGCTGATGAGACGGACTTTGATGAAAGGCGCATCGGCCGGTTGTGGGCAATTTTTTCTCACGACAAAATCGGCCTACGAGCGAGTTGGTGGCCATGCAACCGTCAAGGCCTCTCTTCATGACGGCGTGCAGTTGCCTCGCCAATTCCGACAGGCTCGTCTGAAAACGGATGTTTTTGACGCAAGCGATATTGCCAGCTGTCGGATGTATCATGGATGGCAGCAGACCTGGAATGGTTTGGAGAAGAATGCGTACGAGGGGATTGCAAACGAACGTCTGATCGTGCCCTTTACGGTGCTAATGGTGCTGGGGTATGTCGCGCCTACCGTGGTGGGCTTGATGGGGTTGTTCAGTTCGGAGGCCATTCCCCCGATGGCGATGATCGGAATGGCTGCTTCCTATTTGCCTCGTGTCTTGGCGGCTTTCCGTTTTGACCGTGCCTGGTTCTCGACTTGCCTGTTCCCATTGGCCATTGTGTTGTTTCTGGTTCTGCAATGGTGGGCACTCTTGAATCACTATTGGGGTACGCAAGCGACTTGGCGTGGACGTGCTTATCCGGCGGCTTCGGCTTGA
- a CDS encoding lysophospholipid acyltransferase family protein, producing MSDVNETITNASLDVEKITFSDRSLPKVSRFLLGGFHWYSRRLLRKNFNAVRVARGSQPAIASDQSLVCFVNHPGWWDPLLAFLTNQLCFPGRVVFTPIDQQSLAQYPVFRQLGFYGIEMDSIEGARQFLGVTRQLLLNPTTAIWVTPGGAFSDVRRRTKFQPGLAHIAASKQKATLLPVAFEYVFWEERTPEALIEFGEPIEIQRQRQSKSQWQNFLEERLAQTQASLAEKAVARDYKTFDLLLSGSAGVGGGYDLVRRTKAILRRQSFDPRHCRGEGVPS from the coding sequence ATGAGCGACGTGAATGAAACGATTACGAATGCCAGCCTGGATGTCGAAAAAATCACATTCAGCGATAGGAGTTTGCCAAAGGTATCCCGCTTCTTGCTGGGCGGCTTCCATTGGTATAGCCGGCGATTACTGCGAAAGAACTTCAATGCGGTACGCGTGGCTCGCGGTTCGCAGCCGGCAATTGCTTCCGACCAATCCCTTGTCTGTTTCGTGAATCATCCCGGTTGGTGGGATCCTCTGCTCGCATTTTTGACCAACCAGCTCTGCTTTCCGGGGCGGGTTGTTTTTACGCCGATCGATCAGCAGTCGCTGGCGCAGTATCCGGTCTTTCGGCAGTTGGGGTTCTACGGGATCGAAATGGATTCGATCGAAGGTGCGCGGCAATTCTTAGGGGTCACGCGACAGTTGTTGCTGAATCCTACTACCGCCATTTGGGTGACGCCGGGAGGTGCCTTTTCTGATGTCAGGCGACGAACGAAGTTCCAGCCAGGCTTGGCCCATATCGCCGCATCTAAGCAGAAGGCAACACTCTTGCCTGTGGCCTTCGAATACGTGTTTTGGGAAGAACGGACGCCGGAAGCTCTTATCGAATTCGGCGAACCGATCGAAATTCAAAGACAACGACAATCGAAGTCACAGTGGCAAAACTTTCTTGAGGAACGGCTTGCTCAGACCCAAGCAAGCTTGGCGGAGAAAGCCGTTGCACGTGATTACAAAACGTTTGATCTCCTGCTTTCCGGTTCGGCTGGAGTGGGGGGCGGCTACGATCTGGTGCGTCGGACCAAGGCGATTTTGCGCAGGCAATCGTTCGACCCACGCCACTGCCGTGGTGAAGGAGTACCATCATGA
- the crtI gene encoding phytoene desaturase family protein, protein MSHSESVTVIGGGLGGLAAACTLAARGHAVTVLERNDWLGGKAAVLSEEGFRFDMGPTILTLPSVLRRIFAEANKPMHEYLDLVELDPQWRCMFDDGSRLDLVANTKVMQGNIDRFSGGNKAVSDGYGNFMAISERLHDVSNRFFFWKSVESIRDTFDAGTTFSPSVLSDVLSLRMGRTVAGLVRKCVPEERVAQMIDHFTQYVGSSPEASPAVLCGIAHMQTDEGIWYPMGGTRAVPEALIKLGTELGVQYRTNAAVERIEIEKQRVTGIRLQSGEKIASTLVVSNSDSVRTHRELIGGAAEQNFMKRRKYEPACSGVVLYLGLKRRYDQLLHHNFVFSRDPHEEFNSIYRQGELAPDPTCYVCAPAMTEAQVAPNGGEALYVLVHTPYLRSHHDWSKMLPAYRKTILEKLRSTAGMEDIEENIVFESQLTPEDIDRRYHVLNGAIYGLASHGRFMGGFKPANRSRDLQGLYLAGGAAHPGPGMPMVLMSGWIAADSLHQDIASSSSVKTQTSAAA, encoded by the coding sequence ATGTCTCATAGTGAATCAGTCACAGTGATTGGTGGGGGTTTGGGGGGATTGGCAGCGGCATGTACGTTGGCCGCGCGGGGCCACGCCGTTACTGTGCTCGAACGCAACGATTGGCTTGGTGGAAAAGCAGCCGTGTTGAGCGAAGAGGGATTTCGTTTTGACATGGGGCCTACTATTCTGACTTTGCCGTCCGTTCTGCGCCGCATCTTTGCGGAAGCCAATAAACCGATGCATGAGTATCTGGATCTTGTTGAGCTTGATCCCCAATGGCGCTGTATGTTCGACGATGGTTCCCGGCTGGATCTCGTTGCGAATACCAAGGTGATGCAGGGAAATATCGATCGGTTCTCAGGTGGGAACAAGGCTGTGAGCGACGGTTACGGAAACTTTATGGCCATTTCCGAACGTTTGCATGATGTCTCGAATCGGTTTTTCTTTTGGAAGAGTGTCGAGTCGATTCGCGACACGTTTGACGCAGGGACGACCTTTTCGCCAAGCGTGTTGTCTGATGTGCTTAGCCTGAGAATGGGACGCACGGTTGCCGGCTTGGTTCGGAAGTGCGTTCCCGAAGAGCGTGTAGCTCAAATGATCGATCACTTTACGCAGTACGTCGGATCATCCCCCGAAGCCTCTCCCGCAGTCTTATGTGGTATCGCGCACATGCAGACGGATGAAGGCATTTGGTATCCAATGGGTGGCACGCGAGCCGTTCCGGAAGCGTTGATCAAGCTCGGGACTGAATTAGGCGTGCAGTATCGAACCAATGCAGCTGTGGAACGCATTGAAATTGAAAAGCAGCGCGTCACCGGAATTCGGCTACAGAGCGGCGAAAAGATCGCCTCCACGCTCGTGGTCTCGAATTCGGATTCGGTCAGAACGCATCGAGAGTTAATCGGAGGGGCAGCGGAGCAAAACTTTATGAAACGTCGTAAATACGAACCTGCCTGTTCGGGCGTGGTGCTCTATCTCGGTTTGAAACGACGGTACGATCAGTTGTTGCATCACAATTTTGTCTTTTCTCGCGATCCGCATGAAGAATTTAACTCCATTTATCGTCAGGGTGAGCTGGCACCTGATCCAACTTGCTACGTTTGCGCTCCAGCGATGACCGAGGCCCAGGTCGCGCCCAACGGGGGAGAAGCGTTATACGTGCTTGTTCACACACCCTACCTTCGCTCCCATCATGATTGGAGCAAAATGTTACCTGCTTATCGTAAGACGATTTTAGAAAAGCTGCGATCAACAGCCGGAATGGAGGACATCGAAGAGAACATCGTATTTGAGTCTCAACTCACTCCAGAGGATATCGATCGTCGTTACCATGTCTTGAATGGTGCTATCTATGGTTTGGCAAGCCACGGGCGGTTTATGGGCGGATTCAAGCCTGCAAATCGCAGTCGAGACTTGCAGGGACTGTACCTAGCAGGTGGTGCAGCACATCCAGGGCCAGGAATGCCGATGGTGCTGATGTCGGGATGGATCGCTGCCGATTCGCTGCATCAAGATATTGCCAGCTCAAGCTCAGTCAAAACTCAAACTTCCGCCGCCGCTTAG
- a CDS encoding aldehyde dehydrogenase family protein: MTSHAIEQQQISRASPNVSRLPLGEVESKLVRARAAQMKWSQTDLRVRLGWVRRMRVLLVKHAEQLATKVTYPSRNGTAETLAAEIIPLADACRFLEQNANRILAPRRLSRRSRPVWLRGVSVQLRRDPFGLVLIVGAANYPLFLPGIQTLQALVAGNGVAVKPALHASAPVNALRELMVEAGLDSDLMQVLPDANVSVQQALTAGVDKVLLTGSADTGKKVQALLAETLTPSAMELSGCDAVFVLSSAPLNRVVRALLFGLRFNNSATCIAPRRVFVGTERLAELEQLLHQHGKGIVQNDVPNDQRALTLVKDSLKRKARTVIGGIDVQKGGEEHLLPTVLSDVDASMPIFSADVFAPVTCLVPVANMEEAKAINETCPYALGATVFGERRAANQFASQVDAGCVVVNDMIAPTADPRVPFGGRRQSGFGVTRGAVGLEELTQVKSVVSQNSGWLPHLDHPTPFDADLLAGFLRMAHGPSLREKVFGLRSVMKAIVDQQSWKRKNI, from the coding sequence ATGACTTCACACGCAATTGAACAGCAGCAGATTTCGCGGGCTTCACCAAATGTAAGCCGATTGCCGTTAGGCGAGGTTGAGTCGAAATTGGTTCGCGCTCGCGCCGCCCAAATGAAGTGGTCACAAACGGATTTGCGAGTGCGGCTTGGTTGGGTTCGTCGAATGCGTGTTTTGTTAGTTAAGCATGCAGAGCAGCTTGCCACGAAGGTGACCTATCCGTCCCGCAATGGGACTGCGGAGACATTAGCGGCTGAGATTATTCCTTTAGCCGACGCCTGTCGGTTTCTCGAACAGAATGCAAATCGTATCCTGGCACCTCGACGATTGAGTCGTCGGAGTCGGCCGGTTTGGTTGCGCGGTGTGTCGGTTCAACTTCGTCGTGATCCGTTTGGCCTAGTGTTAATCGTGGGAGCGGCGAATTATCCCTTGTTCTTGCCGGGAATCCAAACGCTGCAGGCGTTGGTGGCCGGTAACGGAGTCGCGGTCAAGCCCGCTCTGCATGCCTCCGCACCGGTGAATGCCTTACGGGAACTCATGGTCGAAGCTGGCCTCGATTCTGACTTAATGCAAGTCCTGCCGGATGCCAACGTGTCGGTGCAGCAAGCTTTAACTGCAGGTGTGGATAAGGTGCTCCTGACGGGATCTGCTGACACTGGCAAGAAGGTCCAAGCTCTGCTTGCCGAGACACTCACGCCGTCCGCCATGGAGTTGTCTGGCTGTGACGCTGTGTTTGTGCTTTCCAGTGCTCCGCTTAATCGTGTGGTGAGAGCGTTGTTGTTTGGATTGCGGTTCAATAACAGTGCCACTTGTATCGCGCCACGAAGGGTGTTTGTTGGGACCGAACGCCTGGCTGAGTTGGAGCAATTACTGCACCAGCATGGGAAGGGGATCGTTCAGAATGATGTTCCCAATGACCAGCGAGCACTGACGTTGGTAAAAGATTCTCTCAAACGCAAGGCTCGCACGGTGATTGGTGGAATTGACGTCCAGAAAGGGGGCGAGGAGCATTTGCTTCCGACTGTTCTGTCCGACGTCGATGCCTCCATGCCGATCTTCTCGGCAGACGTGTTCGCGCCCGTGACTTGCTTGGTTCCCGTCGCCAACATGGAGGAGGCGAAGGCAATCAACGAAACATGTCCTTATGCTTTGGGGGCGACAGTATTTGGAGAACGACGTGCCGCGAATCAATTCGCGAGTCAAGTTGACGCCGGATGTGTCGTGGTTAACGACATGATCGCCCCAACGGCCGATCCACGCGTTCCGTTTGGCGGTCGCCGGCAAAGTGGATTCGGCGTCACGCGTGGGGCGGTCGGATTAGAAGAATTGACACAAGTAAAATCAGTGGTTTCTCAAAATAGTGGCTGGTTACCGCACTTGGATCACCCCACGCCATTTGATGCCGATTTGTTGGCGGGGTTTTTGAGAATGGCACATGGACCATCGCTGCGGGAAAAAGTGTTTGGCTTGAGATCGGTAATGAAAGCGATTGTTGATCAACAAAGCTGGAAGCGAAAAAATATTTGA